Proteins co-encoded in one Gossypium arboreum isolate Shixiya-1 chromosome 11, ASM2569848v2, whole genome shotgun sequence genomic window:
- the LOC108471568 gene encoding uncharacterized protein LOC108471568, with product MTRRNPGTLVQYNSKIEASARRNYGQTLRRKKQQEQRERQSNLESTSTTPPREPEQTPNERPSPNTINPITNPTFELEQMADQTIKELAAAPAVQQPLCITFPQGTTPFQLKTGLIHLLPIFNGLPSESPHKHLAEFHMVCSSIKPQGVSEDQIKLRAFSFSLARMANEWLFYLPPNSITTWAELSRVFLDRYFPAAKASELRRSILGIQQRSDESLYDYWERFKKLCASCPQHGLSEQTLLQYLYEGMLSMDKKMVDAASSGALVNMTLENTRTIISTMATNSQQFGSLSEPSPRVHEVSTIFLENKIDKLTDIVNSLVTGKIGSVKVCGICTMSNHPTDSCPMLQDETGAQVNAINNFPGPPQRPYNPYGNTFNPGWRDHPDMSYGNKNENYQPRPPPFPNQSPQKTSLETIVEKLAISQEKFQTQTQSHLQEIDKQISQLAQTVGRLQSQGRLPSQTETNSRENVSAITLRSGTVISPEPTKEPEKIEKDKEDTSLKSQEEKSSPTSGKVVPSPSFSTYETPPPFLGKLARRDKKEEEKEILDIFKKVEINIPLLDVIRKVPKYAKFLKDLCTNRRWLSGNERVNLNENISAIFQRRLPVKYKDQGMFAILCKIGKFGIKKGNV from the coding sequence atgACCAGGAGAAACCCGGGGACTCTAGTTCAATATAACTCGAAAATTGAAGCAAGCGCTCGTAGAAACTACGGTCAAACACTTCGACGAAAGAAGCAGCAAGAGCAAAGAGAACGACAATCCAATCTGGAATCTACTTCTACGACACCACCACGTGAACCGGAACAAACTCCCAATGAAAGACCATCTCCCAACACCATTAATCCAATAACAAATCCCACGTTTGAACTGGAGCAAATGGCGGACCAAACCATTAAAGAGCTTGCCGCCGCCCCCGCCGTACAACAACCGCTCTGCATTACCTTTCCTCAAGGCACTACCCCTTTTCAACTCAAAACAGGGTTAATTCATCTCCTCCCTATATTCAACGGTCTTCCTAGCGAAAGCCCACATAAACATCTCGCCGAATTCCACATGGTGTGTAGTAGTATAAAGCCGCAAGGAGTCTCGGAAGACCAAATCAAACTAAGggcattttctttttctttagccAGAATGGCTAATGAATGGTTATTTTACCTTCCGCCTAACTCAATAACCACATGGGCTGAACTATCTCGTGTTTTCCTTGATAGGTATTTTCCAGCGGCAAAGGCGAGCGAGCTTAGGCGAAGCATTTTGGGAATCCAGCAAAGGAGCGATGAATCTCTCTACGACTACTGGGAGAGGTTTAAAAAGTTATGCGCAAGTTGCCCGCAGCATGGCCTATCCGAGCAGACCCTTCTTCAGTATCTCTATGAAGGGATGCTTTCGATGGACAAAAAGATGGTGGATGCTGCAAGTAGTGGCGCACTCGTCAATATGACGCTAGAAAATACTAGAACTATAATCTCTACTATGGCCACAAACTCGCAACAGTTCGGCTCTTTAAGTGAACCTAGCCCACGGGTTCACGAAGTAAGTACcatttttttagaaaataaaatagacaAATTGACTGATATTGTCAATTCTCTTGTCACAGGTAAGATAGGATCCGTAAAGGTTTGTGGAATCTGCACGATGTCGAACCACCCAACCGATTCATGTCCAATGCTACAAGATGAGACGGGCGCCCAAGTCAATGCCATAAATAATTTTCCAGGACCTCCTCAAAGGCCATACAATCCCTACGGTAACACTTTCAATCCCGGTTGGAGAGATCATCCAGATATGAGCTATGGAAACAAAAACGAAAATTACCAACCGAGACCACCTCCCTTTCCAAATCAATCACCACAAAAAACCTCTCTTGAGACCATTGTTGAAAAGTTGGCCATTTCACAAGAGAAATTCCAAACCCAAACACAATCTCATCTCCAAGAAATTGACAAACAAATAAGCCAACTAGCCCAAACCGTTGGTCGCCTACAGTCTCAAGGACGATTGCCCTCTCAAACTGAAACAAATTCGAGAGAAAATGTGAGTGCGATTACTTTACGAAGTGGTACCGTAATTTCACCAGAGCCGACAAAGGAGCCCGAGAAAATCGAGAAAGACAAAGAAGACACTTCTTTGAAGAGTCAAGAAGAAAAATCCTCGCCTACCTCAGGTAAAGTCGTTCCTAGTCCTTCTTTTTCTACTTACGAGACTCCTCCTCCCTTTCTAGGAAAGCTTGCAAGGCGTGACAAAAAGGAAGAGGAGAAGGAAATTTTGGATATATTCAAAAAAGTGGAAATCAATATTCCACTTCTTGATGTCATTCGGAAGGTGCCAAAATATGCGAAGTTTTTGAAAGACTTATGCACAAATCGGAGGTGGTTATCCGGCAATGAAAGAGTTAACCTCAACGAGAATATTTCGGCCATTTTTCAAAGACGCCTACCAGTGAAATACAAGGACCAAGGGATGTTTGCAATTCTGTGCAAAATAGGAAAATTCGGAATAAAAAAGGGTAATGTGTGA